From a region of the Panicum virgatum strain AP13 chromosome 2K, P.virgatum_v5, whole genome shotgun sequence genome:
- the LOC120695240 gene encoding DNA topoisomerase 6 subunit B-like → MLAPLIKRLAKEARFQETQAKNAALGKKVKEAPAVRGKGRGEAAFFKVTCKDNGRGMPHDDIPNMLGRVLSGTKYGLRQTRGKFGLGAKMALIWSKMSTGLPIEIKSSMKGQNYVSFCRLDIDIHKNVPHVHLHEKRENKTHWHGAEIQVIIEENWTTHRSKILHYMRQMAVITPYAQFLFRFLSDAADKNLTIKFARRTDVMPLVPLQTKHHPSAVDLLLIKRLIAETTKQNLLQFLQHEFVNISKSHAERLIGEMGPDFSPKMTVKSLTSQQLVRIHQLFRQAKFDDPSGNCLSPAGEYNLRLGIIKELYPDMVATHASKYIILTKVNSRRHFKSASLFSPQVFEGHPFIVEAGISIGGKDVKQGLNIFRFANRIPLLFEQGADVITRTAAKRINWSSYKINQQQDKIGVFVSIVSTKIPFKGTGKEYIGDDITEISSAVKSALKQCCLQLKSKIAKKLQARERQDRKRNLNRYIPDVARAIMETLVEIADESPPKRPRYDKEDEELLEKINSQEVTETTFKDCLTQHVEQVDYEMALDYAMQSGVSKEPREAIFLNSLEGSYKSVDFQSPVFVFRFIR, encoded by the exons ATGTTAGCTCCACTAATT AAACGGCTAGCTAAGGAAGCACGTTTCCAAGAAACTCAAGCTAAAAAcgctgcacttgggaagaaagTTAAGGAGGCTCCAGCTGTTCGAGGAAAAGGCCGGGGCGAGGCTGCATTTTTCAAAGTGACTTGCAAG GATAATGGTCGAGGTATGCCACACGATGATATCCCAAATATGCTTGGTAGAG TTTTGTCGGGCACAAAATATGGTTTGAGGCAAACACGTGGGAAATTTGGACTCGGTGCTAAAATG GCACTTATATGGTCAAAGATGAGCACGGGACTTCCTATTGAAATTAAGTCATCAATGAAAGGCCAGAATTATGTTTCATTCTGTCGCCTCGACATAGATATTCATAA AAATGTCCCTCATGTTCATTTACATGAGAAAAGAGAGAACAAAACTCACTGGCATGGGGCAGAAATTCAAGTTATAATTGAGGAAAATTGGACAACGCATCGT TCAAAGATCCTCCATTATATGCGTCAGATGGCGGTCATCACACCATATGCTCAGTTCCTTTTTAGATTTCTATCTGATGCAGCAGA CAAAAATTTAACAATAAAGTTTGCACGCCGGACAGATGTTATGCCTCTTGTTCCACTTCAAACAAAGCATCATCCATCTGCTGTTGATTTATTACTGATAAAGCGCTTAATCGCAGAGACTACAAAACAAAATCTCTTGCAGTTTCTGCAACATGAATTTGTGAATATAAGCAAATCGCACGCTGAACGTTTAATTG GGGAGATGGGACCTGATTTTAGTCCAAAAATGACAGTTAAGAGCCTTACATCACAGCAGTTAGTTCGAATACATCAATTATTTCGGCAAGCTAAGTTTGATGATCCTAGTGGCAAC TGTCTTAGTCCTGCAGGTGAATATAATTTACGTCTAGGTATCATAAAAGAGCTATACCCTGATATGGTGGCAACACATGCAAGCAAGTATATTATTTTAACCAAAGTGAACTCCAGAAGGCATTTCAAATCTGCAT CTTTGTTCAGCCCTCAGGTTTTTGAAGGTCATCCATTTATTGTTGAAGCTGGGATAAGCATTGGTGGAAAAGATGTTAAACAA GGTCTAAATATTTTTAGGTTTGCAAACAGAATACCGCTTCTTTTTGAACAAGGTGCCGATGTGATCACAAGAACTGCAGCAAAAAGGATCAA TTGGAGCAGCTACAAAATTAATCAACAGCAAGATAAGATTGGTGTCTTTGTGAGCATTGTAAGTACAAAGATACCTTTTAAAGGAACTGGAAAGGAGTACATAGGGGATGACATAACTGAAATATCATCTGCTGTTAAG TCAGCTCTGAAGCAGTGCTGCCTTCAACTGAAGTCTAAGATTGCGAAGAAACTTCAGGCCCGTGAGCGGCAGGACAGGAAAAGGAACTTGAACAG ATATATTCCTGATGTTGCGAGAGCGATTATGGAGACTCTGGTAGAAATTGCAGATGAATCTCCCCCGAAACGGCCACGTTATGATAAGGAAGATGAGGAACTCCTTGAGAAGATAAATTCTCAGGAGGTGACAGAGACGACCTTCAAAGATTGCTTGACTCAGCATGTTGAACAG GTTGATTATGAAATGGCGCTGGACTACGCCATGCAGAGTGGAGTGAGCAAGGAGCCCCGAGAAgcaatatttttgaactcactTGAAGGATCTTACAAGTCTGTCGACTTTCAAAGTCCTGTATTTGTGTTCAGATTTATTCGTTGA
- the LOC120674249 gene encoding 30S ribosomal protein 2, chloroplastic-like, which produces MATAISSLITPPALHLRCRSTSSASVSVSARLSLRAVAAPQARGRGLALRVAASSALLEAPAEVAARKLYVGNIPRTVTNDELRDMFAAHGTVERAEVMYDKYTNRSRRFGFVTMSTAEEANAAIEALNGTEVGGRKIKVNVTESFLPNIDRSAPEPEPVFVDSQYKVYVGNLAKTVTTEVLKNFFSEKGQILSATVSHIPGTSKSKGYGFVTFSSEEEVEAAVATFNNAELEGQPIRVNRA; this is translated from the exons ATGGCGACCGCCATTTCCTCCCTGATTACCCCTCCGGCCCTCCACCTCCGCTGCCGGAGTACTTCTTCGGCCTCCGTCTCTGTATCCGCCCGCCTCTCCTTACGTGCCGTGGCGGCGCCGCAGGCCCGGGGCCGTGGGTTGGCGCTGCGGGTAGCCGCCTCCTCGGCGTTGCTCGAGGcgccggcggaggtggcggcgcggaagCTCTACGTCGGGAACATCCCCCGGACCGTCACCAACGACGAGCTCCGCGACATGTTTGCTGCGCACGGCACCGTCGAGCGGGCAGAG GTTATGTACGACAAGTACACAAATCGGAGCCGGCGCTTTGGATTTGTCACCATGAGCACTGCTGAAGAGGCCAATGCTGCAATTGAGGCTCTTAACGGGACT GAGGTTGGTGGTAGAAAAATTAAAGTGAATGTCACAGAGAGTTTCTTGCCAAACATTGATCGATCAGCACCAGAACCAGAGCCTGTATTTGTAGATAGTCAGTACAAGGTTTATGTTGGTAACCTTGCGAAGACTGTGACAACAGAAGTTCTTAAAAACTTCTTCTCTGAAAAGGGCCAGATCCTCAGCGCCACGGTTTCCCACATTCCTGGGACTTCAAAATCCAAGGGATACGGCTTCGTCACCTTCTCTTCCGAGGAAGAAGTTGAAGCTGCTGTTGCTACTTTCAATAATGCG GAATTGGAAGGACAACCCATTCGTGTGAATAGAGCTTAG
- the LOC120674257 gene encoding rhodanese-like domain-containing protein 9, chloroplastic, protein MADVGLSTAFSPLRGSWIAVRIRQGCKPAGLSLSPRRRRTSCAAAAVRAEVSFVDADEAKRLVAEEGFTVLDIRDRTQRERAYIKSSTHVPLFIENQDNDIGTIVKRQLHNNFAGLFFGLPFTKLNPDFAKAVKEKFSPESKLLVVCQEGLRSAAAADTLEREGFQNIACITSGLQTVKPGTFESVGESELQNAGKAGLVTIQGKISVVLGTVLISAYLFITFFPDQAEKLFDLAGISL, encoded by the exons ATGGCAGATGTTGGCCTATCCACTGCTTTCTCTCCTCTTAG AGGTTCTTGGATAGCCGTGAGGATCAGGCAGGGCTGCAAGCCCGCCGGACTCAGCCTGtccccgaggaggaggagaacctcctgcgccgccgccgccgtccgggcCGAGGTGAGCTTCGTGGACGCCGACGAGGCGAAGAGGCTCGTCGCCGAGGAGGGCTTCACGGTGCTGGACATCAGGGACAGGACGCAGCGCGAGAGGGCGTACATCAAGTCCTCCACCCACGTGCCCCTCTTCATCGAGAACCAGGACAACGACATTG GGACGATCGTGAAGCGCCAGTTGCACAACAACTTTGCCGGGCTCTTCTTCGGGCTGCCCTTCACCAAGCTCAACCCGGACTTCGCCAAGGCGGTGAAGGAGAAGTTTTCACCGGAGAGCAAGCTGCTGGTAGTCTGCCAGGAAGGTCTCAG gtcagcagcagctgcagatACACTGGAGAGAGAAGGCTTCCAAAATATTGCATGCATCACATCAGGTCTTCAGACAGTGAAGCCAG GAACGTTTGAATCTGTCGGGGAAAGTGAGCTGCAGAATGCGGGGAAAGCCGGGCTTGTAACCATACAAGGGAAGATTTCAGTAGTTCTCGGGACTGTTTTGATCA GTGCCTATCTGTTTATAACATTTTTCCCGGACCAAGCAGAGAAGCTCTTTGACTTGGCTGGCATCAGTTTGTGA
- the LOC120674267 gene encoding outer envelope pore protein 16-3, chloroplastic/mitochondrial-like, giving the protein MENSNLRASVDEEIVMKTGKVAGIGLAAGSVWGALVSMLYDGPQVGSNIKYPQLIRTGKVCGHYAASFAVIGATYIGVEKALEKYRMKKDIFNGVAAGFATGAVMGFRVGSPRTAFLSGSAIALTSVLLDVTGMRTADEEEKGHH; this is encoded by the exons ATGGAGAATTCCAACTTGAGAGCCTCGGTGGACGAGGAAATTGTCATGAAGACAGGCAAGGTTGCAGGCATTGGTTTAGCTGCTGGCAGTGTGTGGGGTGCACTAGTTTCTATGCTGTATGATGGACCTCAGGTTGGAAGTAACATCAAGTATCCTCAACTGATCAGAACTGGCAAGGTGTGTGGGCATTATGCAGCAAGCTTTGCAGTTATTGGAGCTACATATATTGGCGTCGAGAAGGCTCTTGAAAAGTACAGGATGAAGAAAGACATCTTTAATGGTGTTGCTGCTGGTTTTGCTACTGGTGCTGTTATGGGTTTCAGAG TTGGGAGCCCCCGGACCGCTTTCTTGTCAGGGTCTGCAATCGCTTTGACTTCTGTACTGCTGGATGTCACTGGTATGAGAACTGCTgatgaagaagagaaaggcCACCACTAG